From Coffea arabica cultivar ET-39 chromosome 2e, Coffea Arabica ET-39 HiFi, whole genome shotgun sequence, the proteins below share one genomic window:
- the LOC113723778 gene encoding factor of DNA methylation 2 has translation MEKGNGTSVTGNPMIVEELKNARRFAVSLAREVDAKNQMLLEIRRQNDEASAALSRVVAEKQTLQQSYDQVMRKLHLNESEMAKMRCSLNLQLRNFGMQNTSLRQELASMQEELATLAKQDKKQSQDDLERINLLVEKDKLKNQEIEELSSKLAEKIDEVQDMEALNQALIVREHISNEELQDARKELISVLTETHLALVIQVLPTLLDGESIGVKRMGEIDVDPFKVACLRKFSGTEWKVKSLELTSAWQARVNDPNWQPFKKMLKNGKCQEVIDEQDSKLKELRSQWGEGVYNAVANALLEPNEYNPSGRYAVSELWNFKEGRKASLKEVIQCLAQLLKTLNSAKRRRRVST, from the exons ATGGAGAAAGGCAATGGTACTAGTGTTACTGGTAATCCCATGATTGTTGAAGAACTCAAGAACGCGCGACGTTTTGCAGTGAGCCTGGCCCGAGAAGTTGATGCCAAGAACCAAATGTTGCTTGAAATTCGGCGCCAGAATGACGAGGCTTCAGCTGCTCTCTCCAGGGTCGTTGCCGAAAAACAAACACTTCAGCAATCTTATGATCAAG TGATGAGGAAGTTGCATCTGAATGAATCAGAAATGGCAAAGATGAGGTGCAGCTTGAACTTGCAACTGAGAAATTTTGGGATGCAAAACACAAGTCTGAGGCAAGAATTGGCAAGCATGCAGGAAGAACTAGCAACTCTAGCAAAGCAGGACAAAAAACAGAGCCAAGATGACCTTGAACGCATAAATTTACTTGTGGAGAAGGACAAG ctgaaaaatcaagaaattgaagaactaaGCAGCAAATTGGCTgaaaaaattgatgaagttcAAGACATGGAAGCTCTGAACCAAGCACTTATTGTGAGGGAGCACATAAGTAATGAAGAGCTACAGGACGCTCGCAAGGAATTAATTAGT GTTTTGACAGAAACACATCTGGCATTAGTCATACAGGTCTTGCCTACTCTTCTAGATGGAGAAAGTATTGGGGTTAAAAGGATGGGAGAAATAGATGTTGATCCATTCAAAGTTGCTTGCTTACGTAAATTCTCTGGGACAGAATGGAAGGTGAAGTCACTGGAACTCACCTCAGCGTGGCAAGCAAGGGTTAATGATCCAAACTGGCAACCTTTTAAGAAGATgctcaaaaatggaaaatgccaG GAAGTGATTGATGAACAAGACAGCAAGTTGAAAGAACTGAGAAGCCAGTGGGGTGAGGGTGTATACAATGCAGTCGCAAATGCATTGTTAGAACCGAACGAGTACAATCCAAGCGGGCGGTATGCAGTTTCAGAGCTTTGGAACTTCAAGGAGGGCAGAAAAGCTAGTCTAAAAGAGGTGATCCAATGCTTAGCTCAGCTGTTGAAGACTCTCAACTCCGCGAAACGGCGGAGGCGAGTGTCAACATGA
- the LOC113725457 gene encoding protein INVOLVED IN DE NOVO 2 has protein sequence MGGSVDHSSGEDTDISESEIEEYEDKSYQALKSGKKEVKVSDGAFTCPYCPKKRKADFLYKDILQHASGVGSSTSKKRSARDKANHLALAKYLEKDMSVTAGPSQATVEVDPLADHDRDEMFVWPWIGIVVNLATDFKDGRYVGKSGSNLRDELTSRGFNPTRVRPLWNYQGHSGTALVEFTKDWFGFKNAMSFEKAYEADRHGKRDWMANNTQKSDLYAWVARVDDYKSDGIIGENLRKIGDIRTISDIIEEEVRKTSKLVNNLTNVIEVKNMQVKEMENKFQETESSLGILIEEKNKLHQAYNEELKKLQSIAREHFQKILSDHEKMKSQLENQKKELELRGKQLEQREAQNESDRKKLLEELEENAAQNSLIDAASEEQRKVDAKVLKLAEEQRKQKEELLNRIIQLEKDLDTKQALQLEIERLKGTINVMKHMGDEGDLEVLQKADSLNKLLREKEGELEDFDRLNQTLIVKERKSNEELQDARKELINGLKEYPNSAHIGIKRMGELDNKPFYEAMKLKYKHEADAEERASELCSLWDEYLKDPEWHPTKVILVNGKHEELIDEDDEKLNDLKEKYGHEVYKAVTTAFNEINEYNASGRYITSELWNYAEGRKATLKEGVAFLLKKWKLHMEKMQR, from the exons ATGGGAGGCTCGGTAGACCATAGTTCAGGAGAAGATACTGATATAAGTGAATCTGAAATTGAAGAGTATGAAGACAAATCATATCAAGCATTAAAGAGTGGAAAAAAGGAAGTTAAGGTATCTGATGGGGCTTTCACTTGCCCTTACTgcccaaagaaaagaaaagcagatTTCCTTTACAAGGACATATTGCAACACGCGAGTGGGGTTGGGAGTTCTACTTCAAAGAAGCGAAGTGCACGAGACAAAGCAAATCATCTTGCGTTGGCAAAATACTTGGAGAAGGATATGTCAGTCACTGCTGGTCCATCACAGGCTACAGTCGAGGTGGATCCCCTAGCAGATCATGATCGTGATGAGATGTTTGTGTGGCCCTGGATTGGCATTGTTGTTAATCTTGCTACTGACTTCAAGGATGGGCGCTATGTGGGTAAAAGTGGTTCCAATCTTAGGGATGAGTTGACAAGCAGGGGTTTCAATCCTACTAGAGTGCGccctttgtggaattaccaggGCCATTCAGGCACTGCTCTTGTGGAATTTACCAAAGATTGgtttggatttaaaaatgccATGTCATTTGAGAAAGCATACGAGGCTGATCGTCATGGAAAGAGAGATTGGATGGCTAATAATACTCAAAAGTCTGATCTTTATGCTTGGGTTGCTCGTGTGGATGACTACAAGTCTGATGGCATCATTGGAGAGAACCTTCGTAAGATTGGAGACATTAGAACCATCTCAGATATCATTGAAGAGGAAGTTAGGAAGACAAGTAAACTGGTGAATAATCTGACAAATGTTATTGAGGTGAAGAACATGCAAGTAAAAGAGATGGAAAACAAGTTCCAGGAGACTGAGAGTTCTCTAGGCATTttaattgaagaaaagaataagCTTCATCAAGCCTACAATGAAG AATTAAAGAAGCTTCAATCTATTGCTCGGGAGCATTTCCAAAAGATTCTCAGTGACCATGAAAAGATGAAGTCACAACTGGAAAACCAGAAAAAGGAACTTGAACTCAGGGGTAAACAACTGGAGCAACGAGAAGCTCAAAATGAAAGTGATAGGAAAAAGCTGTTAGAAGAGCTAGAAGAG AATGCTGCCCAAAATAGTTTAATTGATGCTGCATCTGAGGAGCAAAGGAAAGTTGATGCCAAAGTATTGAAATTGGCTGAAGAACAGAGG aAGCAAAAGGAAGAATTGCTCAATCGAATTATTCAACTGGAAAAAGATCTGGATACAAAACAAGCATTGCAGCTAGAAATTGAACGTTTGAAAGGTACAATAAATGTTATGAAGCACATGGGAGACGAAGGTGATCTGGAAGTCTTGCAAAAGGCTGACTCGCTGAACAAGTTGTTGAGAGAAAAGGAAGGAGAACTTGAGGATTTTGACAGGTTGAATCAGACGCTGATAGTTAAGGAACGGAAGAGCAATGAAGAGCTGCAGGATGCTCGAAAAGAATTGATTAAT GGCTTGAAAGAATATCCTAATTCAGCACATATTGGTATAAAGAGAATGGGTGAACTCGACAATAAACCATTTTATGAAGCCATGAAGCTAAAATATAAACATGAAGCAGATGCCGAGGAAAGGGCTTCTGAACTGTGCTCATTGTGGGATGAGTACCTTAAAGATCCTGAATGGCATCCTACAAAAGTCATACTTGTTAATGGGAAACATGAG GAATTAatagatgaagatgatgaaaagCTGAACGACCTGAAAGAAAAGTACGGCCATGAAGTTTACAAAGCCGTGACAACAGCTTTCAACGAGATAAATGAGTACAACGCAAGTGGGAGGTACATTACTTCGGAATTGTGGAACTACGCTGAAGGTAGGAAAGCTACCTTGAAGGAAGGAGTTGCGTTTCTGCTGAAGAAATGGAAGCTGCACATGGAAAAAATGCAGAGATAG
- the LOC140037404 gene encoding monodehydroascorbate reductase 4, peroxisomal-like encodes MQSSNTSVYAVGDVAAFPVKMFAETRRLEHVDSARKSARRAVAAIMEPEKTGEFDYLPFFYSRVFTLSWQFYGDNAGEVIHFGDFSGKTFGAYWINKGHLVGSFLEGGTKEQYEAIAKATRLKPAIEDLGELERQGLGFALTASQKPSSSSPPLVAGSSNLVIEKPLHAWYATAGVIVAASVATFAYWRVFEIDCTLYML; translated from the exons ATGCAATCTAGCAACACTTCAGTCTATGCAGTTGGGGATGTTGCCGCTTTTCCAGTAAAAATGTTTGCTGAAACACGCAGACTTGAGCATGTAGATTCTGCGAGGAAGTCAGCAAGGCGTGCTGTTGCTGCTATCATGGAGCCAGAAAAGACGGGTGAATTCGACTACCTGCCATTCTTCTACTCCCGCGTCTTCACATTGTCTTGGCAGTTTTATGGAGACAACGCAGGGGAAGTAATTCATTTTGGGGATTTCTCGGGAAAGACTTTTGGGGCTTATTGGATTAATAAGGGTCATCTTGTTGGTTCTTTTCTGGAGGGTGGAACCAAAGAGCAGTACGAAGCTATAGCCAAGGCCACGAGGCTTAAACCGGCAATTGAAGACCTGGGTGAGCTTGAGAGGCAGGGACTGGGATTTGCTTTGACAGCAAGCCAGAaaccatcatcatcatcacctCCTCTTGTTGCTGGCAGTTCTAATCTCGTTATCGAGAAACCATTACACGCTTGGTACGCAACTGCGGGTGTGATTGTGGCTGCATCAGTAGCAACCTTTGCATACTG gagagtttttgaaattgACTGTACACTTTATATGCTTTAG
- the LOC113725459 gene encoding AP3-complex subunit beta-A produces MFTQFGATAESLSKASTMVFRIGTDAHLYDDPDDVNIAPLLDSKFDSEKCEALKRLLALIAQGFDVSNFFPQVVKNVASQSIEVKKLVYLYLLHYAEKRPNEALLSINYFQKDLGDTNPLVRAWALRTMAGIRLHVIAPLVLVAVSKCARDPSVYVRKCAANALPKVHDLRLEENTAAIEELVGFLLNDNSPGVIGAAAAAFASVCPTNLSLIGRNYRRLCETLPDVEEWGQIVLIGILLRYAIARHGLVKESIMLSSRDLENIASENGASDTYQKGNEDSNAYFGLKESNADLTNGVCKSEVVDIVSRSYLEGPDKYLSKHRCADVLSSELEGLHFTSAKDNEDIKILLLCTSPLLWSHNSAVVLAAAGVQWIMAPKEDIQKIVKPLLFLMRSSNSSKYVVLCNIQVFSKAMPSVFAPHFEDFFISPSDSYQVKALKLEILSTIASDSSISSIFQEFQDYVKDPDRKFAADTVAAIGLCAQQFPKVANTCLEGLLALASHESTYGDNAATDGEAIVLVQAIYSIKAIMGKDPSSNEKVIVHLIRSLESIRVPAARGMIIWMVGEYSDIGNVIPKVLPVVLKYLARCFTVEEVETKLQILNACGKVLLHSKEEELWAYRKVLSYMLDLARCDLNYDIRDRARFIKELLSCYIGSSDTEEGKAQQESRDVSRVLAGRIFGEQIKAPSSEQFSARFYLPGSLSHVVLHAAPGYEPLPRPCSLNFEDPSINSNIVEGAKRPGDGATQSESYTDDPDSVSGSLNEESTSDYSYADSIGGSDGPGGSNVSSSLSEVDVHKEPLIHLSEVGYPNANPDGGSHVDNPYSGSNNLGELISARSLESWLDENPNSGHNLSEPSCIRKSSARISIGHIHDRVEPKIYALLDPANGNGLSVDYAFSSEPSSLSPLLVCLQVSFKNCSTEPMLNIQLVEDDKSQDSSDHASAMTESSSHGDVPSLVPMEEIANLGPSETIKIMLQVRFRHHLLPLKLVLWCNGKTYPVKLRPDIGYFVRPLPMDIGVFSAKEAQLPGMFEYTRRCIFTDHIGELKKGDKPGTNDQFLVICECLAVKVLSNANFFLVSVDMPVSANLDDASGLRLRFSGELLSNSVPCLVTLVLEGTCFEPLNISVKVNCEETVFGLNLLNRIVNLLAEPARE; encoded by the exons ATGTTCACCCAATTCGGGGCCACGGCGGAGTCTTTGAGCAAAGCCTCAACGATGGTATTCCGGATCGGTACTGACGCTCATCTTTACGACGACCCCGATGACGTCAACATTGCGCCACTCCTCGACAGCAAATTCGATTCAGAGAAATGCGAAGCTCTCAAGCGATTGCTCGCTCTTATCGCCCAAGGCTTCGACGTCTCCAATTTCtttcctcaa GTGGTGAAAAACGTCGCCTCACAGTCAATCGAGGTGAAGAAGCTCGTATACTTGTACCTTCTGCACTATGCTGAAAA GCGGCCGAATGAGGCATTGCTTTCAATAAACTATTTTCAGAAGGATCTGGGGGATACAAACCCATTGGTGAGGGCGTGGGCACTTCGGACTATGGCAGGTATTCGTTTACATGTGATTGCACCGCTTGTTCTGGTAGCAGTTAGTAAATGCGCGAGGGATCCATCGGTATATGTTAGAAAATGTGCTGCCAATGCACTTCCAAAGGTGCATGATTTACGTTTGGAGGAAAACACTGCTGCCATTGAAGAG CTTGTTGGGTTTTTGCTTAATGATAATTCTCCCGGAGTTATTGGAGCTGCTGCAGCTGCATTTGCTTCTGTTTGTCCAACTAATTTATCTCTGATTGGAAGAAACTATAGAAGGTTATGTGAGACTCTTCCTGATGTCGAAGAATGGGGTCAAATTGTGTTGATTGGTATTCTTTTACGGTATGCAATTGCAAGGCATGGGCTAGTTAAAGAATCAATTATGTTATCTTCTCGTGATTTGGAGAATATTGCTTCTGAAAATGGTGCCTCTGACACCTATCAAAAAGGAAACGAGGATTCTAATGCCTACTTTGGACTTAAAGAAAGCAACGCTGACTTGACTAATGGGGTATGTAAATCTGAGGTAGTAGATATAGTCTCCAGGAGTTACCTTGAAGGGCCAGATAAATACTTATCCAAGCATAGATGTGCAGATGTGCTTTCGTCTGAGTTAGAGGGTTTGCATTTCACATCTGCAAAAGATAATGAGGACATTAAGATCCTGTTGCTGTGCACTTCACCTTTGCTGTGGAGTCATAATAGTGCTGTGGTACTTGCAGCTGCTGGAGTGCAATGGATAATGGCACCAAAAGAAGATATCCAGAAAATTGTGAAACCACTTTTATTTCTTATGAGATCCTCAAACTCGTCAAAATATGTG GTTCTCTGCAACATCCAAGTATTTTCTAAAGCAATGCCTTCTGTCTTTGCTCCACATTTTGAAGACTTCTTCATTAGCCCGTCAGACTCATACCAAGTAAAGGCATTGAAACTTGAGATACTTTCCACAATTGCTTCGGACTCATCAATTTCTTCTATTTTTCAAGAGTTCCAG GACTATGTGAAAGATCCAGACAGGAAATTTGCTGCAGATACAGTAGCTGCAATTGGTTTATGTGCTCAACAATTTCCAAAGGTAGCAAATACATGTTTGGAAGGGTTATTGGCCCTTGCATCACATG AATCCACATATGGTGATAATGCAGCTACAGATGGAGAAGCTATAGTTTTAGTTCAGGCAATATATTCAATCAAAGCAATAATGGGAAAAGATCCTTCCAGTAACGAAAAG GTAATTGTCCATTTAATTCGAAGTTTGGAATCCATCCGGGTGCCTGCAGCACGTGGAATGATTATCTGGATGGTGGGTGAGTACAGTGACATTGGGAATGTAATCCCAAAGGTTTTACCTGTTGTACTTAAGTATCTAGCAAGATGCTTTACTGTGGAAGAAGTTGAAACAAAGCTTCAGATTCTTAATGCTTGTGGCAAG GTCCTATTGCATtcaaaagaggaagaattatGGGCATACAGAAAAGTTTTAAGTTACATGCTTGATCTTGCTAGATGTGACTTGAACTATGATATCCGTGACCGTGCTCGTTTTATAAAGGAACTTCTGTCGTGCTATATAGGTTCTTCTGATACTGAAGAAGGAAAAGCCCAACAAGAGAGCAGGGATGTTTCACGTGTCCTTGCAGGAAGAATATTTGGGGAACAAATTAAAGCACCATCATCTGAACAGTTTAGTGCTCGCTTCTATCTTCCTGGTTCGCTTTCACATGTGGTTCTTCATGCAGCTCCTGGCTACGAACCTCTTCCAAGACCTTGCAGTCTAAATTTTGAGGATCCTAGTATAAACTCTAATATTGTAGAGGGAGCAAAGAGACCAGGCGATGGTGCTACTCAAAGTGAGTCTTATACGGATGATCCGGATTCTGTATCTGGATCGTTGAATGAAGAAAGTACCTCAGATTATAGCTATGCAGATTCGATTGGTGGTTCAGATGGTCCTGGTGGCAGCAATGTTAGTAGTTCTCTTAGTGAAGTTGATGTCCATAAGGAACCACTGATACATCTATCTGAGGTTGGCTATCCCAATGCAAATCCAGATGGGGGCTCACATGTGGATAATCCGTATTCTGGCTCCAATAATCTTGGGGAACTAATATCTGCAAGATCGCTTGAATCATGGTTGGACGAGAACCCAAATTCAGGCCATAATTTGTCTGAACCAAGTTGTATTAGGAAATCATCAGCAAGAATCTCAATCGGGCATATTCATGACAGAGTTGAACCTAAAATATATGCACTGCTGGATCCTGCAAATGGAAATGGCTTGAGTGTGGATTATGCATTCTCATCTGAGCCGTCAAGTCTTTCTCCCTTGCTTGTATGTTTACAAGTTTCCTTCAAGAACTGTTCTACAGAGCCGATGTTAAATATACAATTGGTAGAAGATGACAAAAGCCAAGATTCATCAGATCATGCATCAGCAATGACTGAGAG TTCCTCTCATGGTGATGTGCCAAGTCTGGTTCCTATGGAAGAAATTGCTAACTTGGGTCCTAGTGAGACTATCAAAATAATGCTTCAAGTTCGTTTCCGCCATCATCTTTTACCTCTAAAGCTGGTATTATGGTGTAATGGCAAGACTTATCCAGTTAAGTTGCGACCTGACATTGGATATTTCGTAAGACCTCTTCCAATGGATATTGGAGTGTTTTCTGCCAAGGAAGCTCAGCTGCCTGGGATGTTCGAGTACACAAGGAG GTGTATCTTCACGGACCATATTGGAGAGCTGAAGAAGGGTGATAAACCAGGGACAAATGATCAATTTCTTGTCATCTGCGAGTGTTTGGCAGTAAAGGTGCTGAGTAATGCAAACTTTTTCCTTGTGTCTGTTGACATGCCTGTTTCTGCCAATCTTGATGATGCATCTGGTTTACGTCTAAGATTTAGTGGTGAGCTTTTGAGTAATTCAGTTCCCTGCTTAGTTACGCTTGTCCTGGAGGGCACGTGTTTTGAACCACTGAATATTTCAGTGAAAGTCAACTGTGAAGAAACTGTATTTGGTTTGAATTTGTTAAATAGAATTGTGAACCTCTTGGCTGAGCCTGCTCGAGAATAA
- the LOC140036590 gene encoding uncharacterized protein, giving the protein MKFEDLLMQPSEDKQKIQDLEDEVEKLQQELDGELQLQRVLQCALQQPIHSCQCLSSLLPPKVHVLLKELAMIEEEIIWLERKVDELKLNLYQEKKQTQEWEMLRFKELPPRCAPSNNKELISKQKIRTDYPQNRKPRILQERRTSVGSSIDFRSSSFFGSSEILDQKSRCSSSRSWESHIPLDIEIEIDFEKPNKLSEELIKCMIGIYLEMKQASFEMKGSAIVPKCSLSSMKPRGLMSKTSFSCTVSPFSWDSDKSNIDPYRILQDLDGSIRDIGPYKDFVQITRNSVDKSYLSECHPAMRKLRVLMHKLSNVDLSYLTYKQKLAFWINVYNACIMHAFLQLGFPSSQDKLLTAMNEAVIIVGGIVLNALAIEHFILRHPTEQKQGLTREKEMLLRHAYGLGYPEPNVTFALCRGCWSSPALRVYTPDEVVNELERAKVEYLEAAVGVTGKKRIIVPKLMQWHMRDFADNMESLLEWIYSQLPQSGSLKRLIMECLNSDKKSPIAKIMDSQPYNFEFRYILSPYE; this is encoded by the exons ATGAAATTTGAAGACTTACTAATGCAGCCAAGTGAAGACAAGCAAAAAATACAAGACCTCGAAGACGAG GTAGAGAAACTGCAGCAAGAGCTGGACGGGGAACTACAACTGCAGAGAGTTCTGCAATGCGCCTTGCAACAACCAATTCATTCCTGCCAAtgtctttcttccttgcttccGCCAAAG GTTCACGTGCTGCTCAAAGAACTGGCAatgattgaagaagaaattatttGGCTGGAGAGAAAGGTTGATGAGCTTAAGCTAAACCTGTACCAAGAAAAGAAGCAGACCCAGGAATGGGAAATGCTGCGATTCAAAGAACTGCCGCCTCGATGTGCTCCGTCGAATAATAAGGAATTGATTTCCAAGCAGAAAATTCGAACAGATTATCCGCAAAATAGAAAACCTAGAATCCTTCAGGAAAGAAGAACCTCCGTCGGTTCTTCCATTGACTTCCGAAGCTCATCTTTCTTCGGGTCTAGTG AAATATTAGATCAGAAGTCAAGATGTTCAAGTTCAAGAAGTTGGGAAAGTCACATCCCATTAGATATAGAAATAGAAATCGACTTTGAGAAGCCAAACAAGCTGTCTGAAGAACTGATCAAGTGCATGATAGGCATATATCTCGAGATGAAACAGGCATCATTTGAGATGAAAGGATCAGCCATTGTTCCAAAGTGTAGCTTATCCTCCATGAAACCAAGAGGCCTCATGTCAAAAACATCATTCAGTTGCACTGTATCCCCATTTTCCTGGGATTCTGACAAATCAAATATTGATCCATACCGCATCCTGCAAGACTTAGATGGCAGCATCCGAGACATTGGACCTTACAAGGATTTTGTCCAGATTACACGAAATTCAGTTGACAAAAGCTATTTATCCGAATGTCATCCAGCAATGAGAAAATTGCG GGTTTTGATGCATAAACTCAGTAATGTGGACCTGTCATACTTGACCTACAAACAGAAGCTAGCTTTCTGGATAAACGTTTACAATGCGTGCATCATGCAT GCATTTCTGCAACTCGGTTTTCCTTCTAGCCAGGACAAATTACTCACAGCCATGAACGAG GCTGTGATAATAGTTGGAGGAATCGTATTGAATGCCCTTGCTATCGAGCACTTCATCCTTCGTCATCCTACGGAGCAAAAACAA GGGCTGACACGTGAGAAAGAAATGCTCCTCAGACATGCATATGGTCTTGGATATCCAGAACCCAACGTTACATTTGCTCTTTGCCGAGGCTGCTGGTCTTCCCCGGCG TTAAGGGTTTATACACCAGACGAGGTAGTGAATGAACTAGAGAGGGCAAAAGTCGAGTATTTGGAAGCAGCTGTGGGAGTTACAGGCAAGAAAAGAATTATCGTGCCCAAACTAATGCAGTGGCACATGAGAGACTTTGCGGACAACATGGAATCGCTACTGGAGTGGATATACAGCCAATTGCCACAATCAGGGTCACTCAAAAGGTTGATAATGGAGTGCCTAAACAGTGATAAAAAATCTCCCATCGCAAAAATAATGGATAGTCAACCTTACAATTTCGAATTCCGTTATATCCTCTCTCCTTATGAGTGA
- the LOC113725461 gene encoding 16 kDa phloem protein 1: MTIGIMEVTLVGARGLKDTEFFGGIDPYVLIQYKGQERKSSIARGQGSNPAWNEKFTFRAEYPGGDDQYKLILKLMDHDTFSSDDYLGQSTIYLKELLELGVENGKAEIHPQKYSIVASDQTFSGEIQVGITFTPKEDANAEEEFGGWKESDY, encoded by the exons ATGACGATCGGAATAATGGAGGTGACTTTAGTTGGCGCTCGAGGTCTCAAAGACACTGAATTTTTTG GCGGAATTGATCCATATGTTTTGATTCAGTACAAAGGCCAAGAGCGCAAAAGTAGCATTGCTCGAG GGCAAGGCAGCAACCCAGCGTGGAATGAGAAGTTCACCTTCAGAGCAGAGTATCCAGGCGGAGATGACCAGTACAAGCTCATTCTCAAGTTAATGGACCACGATACTTTTTCGTCTGATGACTACCTCGGCCAGTCCAC CATCTACCTGAAAGAGCTTCTAGAACTGGGTGTGgagaatggaaaagctgaaatACATCCTCAGAAGTATAGCATTGTTGCCAGTGACCAAACATTCAGTGGAGAAATTCAAGTTGGGATTACTTTTACTCCAAAG GAGGACGCTAATGCCGAAGAAGAATTTGGTGGATGGAAGGAAAGCGACTACTAG
- the LOC140036591 gene encoding uncharacterized protein isoform X1, whose amino-acid sequence MLGRRLLSLLKTRTPSTSSSSQASATASSLVEEQSGRSSGKRWGRRAVSGALICLTGGVALSALDDLAIYHSCSSKAMEKASKSQAIIDTIGEPIVRGPWYNASLAVAHKRHSVSCTFPVSGPQGTGILQLKAVRNGDDSWFSFLRPRDWEILLMEALLHVPGNDEKQQTFRVSVSDYLPPPPSPVPACKACTISSQQPESLDKS is encoded by the exons CACAGGCCTCCGCCACTGC GAGCAGTTTGGTAGAGGAACAGAGCGGAAGATCAAGCGGCAAAAGATGGGGCAGGAGGGCTGTGTCGGGGGCATTGATATGCTTAACTGGAGGTGTTGCTTTGAGCGCTCTTGATGATCTTGCTATTTATCATAGTTGTAGCAG CAAGGCCATGGAGAAAGCTAGTAAGAGCCAAGCAATTATTGATACCATTGGAGAGCCCATAGTAAGAGGTCCTTGGTATAATGCCTCGCTTGCAGTAGCTCATAAGAGGCATTCTGTTTCGTGCACATTTCCTGTTTCTGGACCACAAGGCACTGGAATCCTACAGTTGAAGGCTGTTCGTAATGGAG ATGACAGCTGGTTTTCATTTTTGCGACCCCGTGACTGGGAGATACTACTTATGGAAGCTCTCCTCCATGTACCTGGTAACGATGAGAAGCAGCAAACATTTCGTGTTAGCGTATCAGATTACTTACCACCTCCACCTTCTCCTGTTCCTGCCTGCAAGGCATGCACTATCTCATCTCAACAACCAGAGAGTTTAGATAAGAGTTGA
- the LOC140036591 gene encoding uncharacterized protein isoform X2, whose amino-acid sequence MLGRRLLSLLKTRTPSTSSSSQASATALVEEQSGRSSGKRWGRRAVSGALICLTGGVALSALDDLAIYHSCSSKAMEKASKSQAIIDTIGEPIVRGPWYNASLAVAHKRHSVSCTFPVSGPQGTGILQLKAVRNGDDSWFSFLRPRDWEILLMEALLHVPGNDEKQQTFRVSVSDYLPPPPSPVPACKACTISSQQPESLDKS is encoded by the exons CACAGGCCTCCGCCACTGC TTTGGTAGAGGAACAGAGCGGAAGATCAAGCGGCAAAAGATGGGGCAGGAGGGCTGTGTCGGGGGCATTGATATGCTTAACTGGAGGTGTTGCTTTGAGCGCTCTTGATGATCTTGCTATTTATCATAGTTGTAGCAG CAAGGCCATGGAGAAAGCTAGTAAGAGCCAAGCAATTATTGATACCATTGGAGAGCCCATAGTAAGAGGTCCTTGGTATAATGCCTCGCTTGCAGTAGCTCATAAGAGGCATTCTGTTTCGTGCACATTTCCTGTTTCTGGACCACAAGGCACTGGAATCCTACAGTTGAAGGCTGTTCGTAATGGAG ATGACAGCTGGTTTTCATTTTTGCGACCCCGTGACTGGGAGATACTACTTATGGAAGCTCTCCTCCATGTACCTGGTAACGATGAGAAGCAGCAAACATTTCGTGTTAGCGTATCAGATTACTTACCACCTCCACCTTCTCCTGTTCCTGCCTGCAAGGCATGCACTATCTCATCTCAACAACCAGAGAGTTTAGATAAGAGTTGA